The DNA window GGTCGACCGTGACGGCGGCGGTCACCGACTTGAGGAAGTCGTTCAGCTTCTTGGGGTTGGTCAGCGTGCCGGTGCTCGCCGCCTTGCCCATCAACGCCTTCAGGAACTCCTGCTGGTGGCGCATCCGGGCGAAGTCGCCGTCCGGGAACTGCTTGCGCTGCCGGACCCAGTCCAGCGCCTCGGCGCCGTTCATGTGGTTCACGCCCTTGGTGAACGTCCGGTACGGCTTGTGGATCGAGGTGACGGTCCGTTCCACCTTGAGGTCGACCCCGCCCAGCGCGTCGGTGACGTCCTTGAAGCCGGCGAAGTCGATGGCCATGACGTGGTCGATGCGTACGTCGGTGAAGCACTCCACGGTCTTCACCGCGAGCGGCAGCCCGCCGAACGCGAACGCCGCGTTGATCTTGTTGCGCGAGCCCGAGTCGCAGGACGCGCCCGCGTTCTCCGGGATCGGCACGTACAGGTCACGCGGCACGGAGACCAGGTAGGCGCGCTTGTGGTCGGCCGGGATGTGCATGACGATCAGCGTGTCCGCCCGCCACTTGCCGGCGCCGTCGACGGGTGCGTCCGGGTCCCGCGAGTCGCTGCCGACGAGCAGGATGTTGAACGCGCCGTCGACCTGCTTGGCCGGCCGGCCCCCGGTGATCTCCGAGAACGGGTCGGTGCGCGCCAGGTCGTCGTTGAGGTTGCGGGCGTAGAACCAGGCGCCGACGCCGCCGAGCAACGCCAGCACCAGCACCGCCACGCCGGCCACCAGGCCGATCCGGCCCCAGCGCGGGCGGGGACGGCGTCCCGGCCCGCCGGAGCCGCCGCCCGGCTCTCCGGGACCGGCCGGCCCGCCCGGCCCGCCGGGTCCGCCCGAGCGGGGCGCCTCGTCGTGCGGTGGGTACCAGCGGGCTTCGGTGGCGCGGGCGCGTGCGTTGGCACCCCGGCTGGAGCCGGGAACCTGGGCGCGGCCCGCGCCCCGGTTCAGGGGGCGGGAGAGGGGAGCGCCGGCAGACGAGGTCGCTGACATGTAACCGAGGGTAGGTCGGTCGGGCCACCGCCGCCCTCAGGCGCGCACGGCTTCCAGCCGGCTGACAGCCGGGCTCAGTACCCTAGCCGCTCGCGGAAGTACGCGATCGTGCGTCCGAGGCCGTCTTCGGGCGTCACGGTCGGCTCGTATCCCAGCAGTTCACGGGCGAGCGTCAGGTCGGGGCGGCGCATCTCCGGGTCGTCCGAGGCGCGGGTGATGTAGCTCACCTCGGAACTGCTTCCGGTGAGTGACACGATCGTCTCGGCCAGTTGCCGCATCGACATCTCGTGCTCGGTGCCGCAGTTGAGCGGGCCGGCCTGCGTCGAGTCGAGCAGCAGCAGGATGCCCCGCACCAGGTCGTCGACGTAGCAGATGGACCGGGTCTGGTTGCCGGTGCCGTGCACGGTGATCGGCTCGCCGCGCAGCGCCTGGGAGATGAAGGTCGGGATGGCGCGGCCGTCGTCCGGGCGCATCCGGGGCCCGTACGTGTTGAAGATCCGCACGATCGCGGTGTCCGTACCCCGGCTGCGGTGGTAGGCCATGGTGGCCGCCTCGGAGAAGCGCTTCGCCTCGTCGTAGACGCTCCGGATGCCGATCGGGTTGACGTTGCCCCAGTACGTCTCCCGCTGCGGGTGCTCCTTCGGGTCCCCGTACGCCTCGGAGGTGGAGGCCATCAGGAACCGCGCGCCGTCGGCGGTGGCCCGCTCCAGCAGGGCCAGCGTGGCCACCGAGCCGACCCGGAGGATCTCCACCGGGAGCTTCTCGAAGTCGGTCGGGCTGGCCGGGGACGCCATGTGCAGGATCGCGTCGAACCGCTCGGCCATCGCCGGGTGGTCGGTGGGCAGGCCGTCGGAGATGTCCGCCTCGACAAGCGTGAAGGTGGGCTTCTCCAGCAGGTGGGCCACGTTGTCCTTGGACCCGGTGACGAAGTTGTCCAGCACCACCGCGGTGCAGCCGCGCTCGACGAGCCGGTCGACCAGGTGGGACGGGACGAATCCGGCGCCGCCGGTGACGAGGATGCGGTGACCGGCGCCGAACCGGGGAGCGACCTTCATGCCCGCCACCCTATACAGGTGAGGCGGGGCCCCCGCCTGTGGCAGGGCCCCGCCTCCCGACCGTGTCGGTCAGTGCGCGCCCGCGCCGGTGAGCGAGCGCACCTCCAGTTCCGCGTACTTGTCGTCGTCGCTCTCCTTGGACAGGATCGTGCCGATCCAGCCGCAGAGGAAGCCGAACGGGATCGAGATGATGCCCGGGTTCGACAGCGGGAACCAGTGCCAGTCGTGGTCGGGGAACATCGCCGTCGGCGCGCCGGAGACGACCGGGGAGAAGAACACCAGCAGTACGGCGGCGAGCAGGCCGCCGTAGATCGCCCAGACCGCGCCCGAGGTGTTGAACCGCTTCCAGAACAGGCTGTAGAGGATCGCCGGCAGGTTGCCGGAGGCGGCGACCGCGAACGCCAGCGCGACCAGGAACGCCACGTTGAGGCTCTGCGCGAAGATCGACAGCACGATCGAGACCGCGCCGATCGCCAGCGCGGAGATCCGGGCGACGTTGACCTCCTGCCGCTCCGACGCCTGCCCGTGCTTGACGACGTTGGCGTAGAAGTCGTGCGCCAGGCTCGACGACGACGCCAACGTCAATCCGGCCACCACGGCGAGGATCGTGGCGAACGCGACCGCCGCGATGATCGCCAGCAGTGTCGCGCCACCCAGGTTCCCGCCGAGGAAGTCCACGCCGAGCGCCTCGGCCAACTGCGGTGCGGCGGTGTTGCCCGCCTTGTCCTGCGCGGTGATCGCCTGCCCGCCCACGATCGCCGCGGCGCCGAAGCCCAGGGCCAGGGTGAGCAGGTAGAACGCGCCGATGATGCCGATCGCCCAGAGCACGCTCTTGCGGGCCGCCCGCGCGGTCGGCACGGTGTAGAAGCGGATCAGGATGTGCGGTAGACCGGCGGTGCCGAGCACCAGGGCGATGCCGAGCGAGAGCAGGTCCATCTTGCTGTAGAACGTCTTCAGCGCGTCGCCTGGTGTCTCGACGCCGTAGCGCAGCCCGGGTTCGAGGAAGGCCGCCCCCTTGCCCGAGGCGTCGGCCGCGTCGCCGAGCAGCGAGGACAGGTTGAACTTGTACTTGGCGAGCACCAGCAGCGTCATCACGATCGCGCCGCTCATCAGCAGGAACGCCTTGACGATCTGGACGTAGGTGGTGCCCTTCATGCCGCCGACGGTGACGTAGATGATCATCAGGGCGCCGACCATGATGATGGTGGCGACCTTGGCGGTGTCGGCGTCCATGCCGAGGAACGTGGTGCCCGGCTTGATGCCGAGCAGCAGGGCCACCAGCGCGCCGGCGCCGACCATCTGGGCCAGCAGGTAGAAGATCGACACGGTGATGGTGGAGACCGCCGCCGCGGTCCGCACCGGCCGTTGCCGCATCCGGAACGCCAGCACGTCGGCCATCGTGTACCGGCCGGAGTTGCGCAGCAGTTCGGCGACGAGCAGCAGCGCCACCAGCCAGGCGACCAGGAAGCCGATCGAGTAGAGGAAGCCGTCGTAGCCGTAGAGGGCGATGATGCCGGCGATGCCCAGGAAGGACGCGGCGGACATGTAGTCGCCGCCGATCGCCATGCCGTTCTGGAAGCCGGAGAAGGAACGCCCACCGGCGTAGAAGTCGGTGGCGGTCTTGGTCTGCCGGCTGGCCCACACGGTGATCGCCAGCGTGATCGCCACGAAGATCAGGAACAGCGTGATGGTGAGGTTCCGGGCGGTGGTGCTGCCCGCCTCAGCCGCGAGGACCGTGTTCATCGGTCACCTCCCCCATCTCGGCGCGGATCCGGTCGGCGACCGGGTCGATCCGCCGGTTGGCGAACCGCGAGTAGAGCCAGGCGATGACGAACGTCGAGACGAACTGGAGCAGGCCGAAGACCAGGGCGACGTTGATGTTGCCGACCAGCTTCGTCCCCATGAATCCCCGCGCGTACGCGGAGAGGATGACGTAGAGCGCGTACCACAGGAAGAACGCGACGGTCATCGGGAAGACGAAGCCGCGCAGCGCGCGCCGCAACCCGGCGAACTCGTCCGACCGCTGGACGGCTAGGTACCTTTCCGCCGTCGATTCGGAGGGTGCGGACGCGGGTGTGTCCGTGGACATCTGTGGATCACCACCTTCGCAGGCGTGGGGGATTTCCGCGCACGCTAGAGAGCGCGCTTCCCGCCGCGAAAGGCTCAGTCGGGTCCCGGTCGACGGGTGCGCCGAACGGCACCACGGCTGCGCCGAGTGACGCACATCACTCCGCTAACCGGTCGGATCCAGGACGGCGCTGAACCGGGACGGAACCCGAGCCGTCGTGGGGGGCACCTTCGGAAGGAGTGCCATGCCAGCGACGAGAGGGCACCTCTACCTGCCCTACGACGACAACAGCAGCATCCAGGTCGACTACGTGCACAGCGGCAGCAACGCCCGCCGGACGACGGTGCTGGTGCCGTTCGCGGTGGACGCCGCCTGGCGCGCGCGGATCGAGGCGGCGGTCCGGGCGAAGGACCCCGGCCGCACGGACATCCAGATCAGCAACGCGGCTACCGGCGAGATCAGGCGCGTCAGCCGGCAGCCGACGGCGTCGACCCCCTCCCCGGAGCCGGACCACGTGGTCCGGCCGACCGCGGAGCAGAACAACGACCGCGCCCGGAACATCGTCGGCAACTATCTGACCGGCAGCGACATGTACACCGACCAGCACCGGTCCACGCTGGCGGACGACAGCCGGGTGCACCACCCCGGCTACAGCGAGTTCGTGTCCCAGGTGGCGGCCAACGACGCCGGCGCACCCGGGCAGGCGTTCCAGCGTGCCGCGCACGTCGAAGGCATCACCACGCGGGGGCCGGTCGGGGAACGCGCCACCTACCTCAACCCCCACAACCACACCGTGTTCGCGCAGGCCCACGAGAACTTCCACCGCATCGAGCACCCCAGCCTCCAGGCGCCCGGCAGCCGGCTCACCGACTCGACGGTGGAGGGGATGACGGAATACCTGACGCAGTCCGCGACCGGGCTGGACTTCCGCACGGCGGGCCCACCCGGGCAGCGGGGCTTCACCTACCGGGAGGAGACCCGGACCGTCCGCGACGCGGTCCGCGGCGGCGGCTACTCGAACCAGGACGTCCAACGCGCCTACCTGCGGGGCAGCGAGAGCCCGACGGAACGGATCGCGCAGGTCCAGAACGGGGGCACGGCCGCGATCGCCCGGATGACCTCCACCCCCGACGCGGGTCGGGGCGGCACCCCGGGCGCCCGACCGCCGAGCGGCGGCGCGTCCGGCCCGTCGAACGGTCAGCAGCGCGGCGGCGGACTCGCCAAGTAGCCCGGCCAGGGACCTCCGGGCCGCTCGGTCCGGAGGTCCCTAGTCGGTCAGCTCCCGGTAGCGGCCCCGGTAGTGCAGCAGGGGGGTGGTCTCACCGGGGAGGTCGACCGCCTCGACGGTGGCTTCGACCAGCAGGCCCCAGCCGTACTCCCGGGCGGCGTCGAGCCGGCAGCCGGCCCACCCACCCGCGCCCGCCGGCACCGGCCCGTACGGCGTCTCGGTCCACGCGTCGAGGGCGAACAACCCGCCCGGCGACGGGAACAGGCCGGCGAAGCGGTCGGCGAGTTGCCGGTGGGGCGGTCCCAGTGGGGTGACCGCGAACCGGCCGGCCTCCTCGACCGCCGCCCACAGTTCCGACTCCGGGTCGACGAGGCCGAGCAGCCGGTCCGGTTCCCCCTCGGCGACGAGCGTGGAGGAGACGGTGAGGCCGGCCGGGCCGGGCGCGGTCCAGAGCGTCACCGGAGCGGCCAGCCGGCCACGTAGCCGGCGAACCGGCGAACGCTGCCCGGCCGGCACCGCGAACGGGTCGGTGTGGTGGATCTCGGCACCCGGCTCATGATTCACGTGAAACATTGTGCCGCCCCGCGGTGCTTGCCGAGCTGCCTGGCGCTCCCTGGTCGCGCATTTCCACCGGGCACCACTCGACTGAGCCGCCTACCCTGCGGGGGCATGGCTCTCGTACCCCCGCAGAAGCTCGCCCAGGAGCGCGTCGTCAGCGCGGACGCCGTCCTCGGTGGCCAGGTGGACCTGCGGGCCTACCCGCACCGGCACCTGATGATCATCGCCCGGCACAAGTGGGGAAGCAGTGGCTTCCCGCCGTTGATGGAGGCGGTCGAGCACCTGTCGAACTACGGCTGGGAGTTGGTGAACGTCCTCAGCGTGGGCGAGGGCCACCACGTCTACGCGGCCATGCGCCGCACCATGTAGCGCCCTTTTTCGGCGGACGCCGACGGCGCCGAGCTAGGTGGCGAGCGAGCGGTGGGCGGCGGCCAGCACCTCCGGGTCGGCGCAGCCGGCCGCGTAGCCGGCGATCCGGCGGCGGATGTCCCGCCCGAGCAGCCACGTGCCGACCCGTTCCGCCACCGGGCGCAGGAACGCCGGGCGGCACCGGAAGTTGTAGCGCCAGGTGGCCACCGTGGTGCCCGGCTGCGGGCCGGGCGCGAAGCGCCACCCGCCGCCGAACCGCTCGAAGAACCACGGCCCACGGACCATCTTCATGCCCACGTTCGTCGGCGGCGACCAGGAGACGTACTCGCTGACCATGGTCAGGCCGTGCCGGGAGCGGGTGAAGGTGCGCACGCCACGACCGGGCCGGGTGGCGCCGTCGGTGAAGTGCTGCTCGCGGACGAACGGGTCCCACCGGTAGCGCACCGGGGCGACGGTCTGGGAGACGGCGAACGCCACGTCCGGCGGGACCGGCACGGTGACGACCGCCTCGACGACCGGCATCAGCGCTTCGGGGTGACCGTGGACAGCAGCTCCGGTTGCCGGCGGTCCAACGCGTCCCCGGCCAGGTAGGCGCCGAGCAGCGCGGCGCCCGTGCCGTAGGCCAGGCCGACCGGCAGCGCCAGCCAGAGCCAGCCGTCGCCGAGCAGGGCCGCGGCCACCACGAACGGCACCGCCGCCACCGCCGATGCAATCATCGAGAGCAGCGTGAGCAGGCTCTTCGCGATCCCCGCGCCGGTGTTCATGGCGAACGGGTTGCTCGTCTCCGGCAGCGAGTAGGCGCCGAGCACCGAGATGAAGCCGTTGATCGCCAGCCCGCAGCCGTACGCGGCGAACAGCCCGCCGGTCATCACCCCGAGCCATTCGGGCCGCCCGAGCACGGTCGCCAGCACGACCGCCACCACCAGCAGGATCGGCACCACGTAGAGCGAGAACGCCGCCATCCGCGCGCGCAGCTCCACCCGCCCGGGTACGGCGGTGACCACATTGGCGGCGTACGCGCTGCCGTCGAAGCCGAACTGGTTGGCCAGCGTCACCGAGGCGAGCACCCCGACGAAGACCATCGAGATGCTGACCAGCACCGGGGACGAGTTGGCGCTGGCCCCGCCGAACGCCGCTCCGCCCTCGGTGCTGAACGAGGCCCCGCCGAGGTTCACCATCACCGGCACGAACACGCCGACCACCGCGACCGTGATCAGGTTGGCCCGGCGCCGGGCGTCCCGCCACCAGTAGCGGCACTCCCGGGCCACCAGCGCGCCGAACCGGTCCCGCCGGGCCCAGGCGACTGCGCGGGGGAAGAGCTGCGCGATCGCGCCGCCGACCGCGCCGCGCGGAGCCTTCGCCGGCCCGGCGCTCACCGCGCCGACCATCGCCGACTCCAGCGACCGCGACCACCACAGCAGGAGTACGCCGAGCGTGGCGACGGCGATCAGCAGCTTCAGCACCGCCGCACCGGTCCGGCCCTGCGCCACGTCGATCCCGGCGGTCCACGGCGCGCCGAACGGCGTCCAGCCGACCACCCGGGCCACCCCGGTCAGCCGGTCCCAGTCGGCGTTGCGCACCGCGGCGAGCACGAGCAGCTGCAACGGCCCGAGCAGGGCGGCCAGCACCGCGAGCAGGACGGCGGCCAGATCGCGTACCCGGCGGGACCGCAACATGGTGGCGAACGCGCTGGTCACCGCGCGCGCCTCGGCCACGCAGACCAGCACCCCGGCGACCACCCCGAGCGCGCCGACCAGCGCGGCCGGCCATCCGCCCAGCGCGGCGGACGTGACCACCAGCCCGGTCACGGTGAGCGCCGTGGCCACCGCCGGGACGCTCACCAGGGCGGCGGCGAGCAGGCCGGTGACCAGGGTACGGCGGGCAAGCGGCAGCAGCGCGAACCGGGCCGGGTCCAGCGTCTCGTCCACGCCGAAGAAGACCA is part of the Micromonospora sp. WMMD980 genome and encodes:
- a CDS encoding NAD-dependent epimerase/dehydratase family protein gives rise to the protein MKVAPRFGAGHRILVTGGAGFVPSHLVDRLVERGCTAVVLDNFVTGSKDNVAHLLEKPTFTLVEADISDGLPTDHPAMAERFDAILHMASPASPTDFEKLPVEILRVGSVATLALLERATADGARFLMASTSEAYGDPKEHPQRETYWGNVNPIGIRSVYDEAKRFSEAATMAYHRSRGTDTAIVRIFNTYGPRMRPDDGRAIPTFISQALRGEPITVHGTGNQTRSICYVDDLVRGILLLLDSTQAGPLNCGTEHEMSMRQLAETIVSLTGSSSEVSYITRASDDPEMRRPDLTLARELLGYEPTVTPEDGLGRTIAYFRERLGY
- a CDS encoding SRPBCC family protein, translated to MPVVEAVVTVPVPPDVAFAVSQTVAPVRYRWDPFVREQHFTDGATRPGRGVRTFTRSRHGLTMVSEYVSWSPPTNVGMKMVRGPWFFERFGGGWRFAPGPQPGTTVATWRYNFRCRPAFLRPVAERVGTWLLGRDIRRRIAGYAAGCADPEVLAAAHRSLAT
- a CDS encoding DUF485 domain-containing protein, with protein sequence MSTDTPASAPSESTAERYLAVQRSDEFAGLRRALRGFVFPMTVAFFLWYALYVILSAYARGFMGTKLVGNINVALVFGLLQFVSTFVIAWLYSRFANRRIDPVADRIRAEMGEVTDEHGPRG
- a CDS encoding cation acetate symporter, which encodes MNTVLAAEAGSTTARNLTITLFLIFVAITLAITVWASRQTKTATDFYAGGRSFSGFQNGMAIGGDYMSAASFLGIAGIIALYGYDGFLYSIGFLVAWLVALLLVAELLRNSGRYTMADVLAFRMRQRPVRTAAAVSTITVSIFYLLAQMVGAGALVALLLGIKPGTTFLGMDADTAKVATIIMVGALMIIYVTVGGMKGTTYVQIVKAFLLMSGAIVMTLLVLAKYKFNLSSLLGDAADASGKGAAFLEPGLRYGVETPGDALKTFYSKMDLLSLGIALVLGTAGLPHILIRFYTVPTARAARKSVLWAIGIIGAFYLLTLALGFGAAAIVGGQAITAQDKAGNTAAPQLAEALGVDFLGGNLGGATLLAIIAAVAFATILAVVAGLTLASSSSLAHDFYANVVKHGQASERQEVNVARISALAIGAVSIVLSIFAQSLNVAFLVALAFAVAASGNLPAILYSLFWKRFNTSGAVWAIYGGLLAAVLLVFFSPVVSGAPTAMFPDHDWHWFPLSNPGIISIPFGFLCGWIGTILSKESDDDKYAELEVRSLTGAGAH
- a CDS encoding ABC transporter permease is translated as MAVPVTAERPTRAVSPRHFVRLKLRVLGNNFRGQGWRVALFVVGVLFGLWFAAGGFLALAAPGLAGEPRYALMTAAFGGGVLTLGWLLLPLVFFGVDETLDPARFALLPLARRTLVTGLLAAALVSVPAVATALTVTGLVVTSAALGGWPAALVGALGVVAGVLVCVAEARAVTSAFATMLRSRRVRDLAAVLLAVLAALLGPLQLLVLAAVRNADWDRLTGVARVVGWTPFGAPWTAGIDVAQGRTGAAVLKLLIAVATLGVLLLWWSRSLESAMVGAVSAGPAKAPRGAVGGAIAQLFPRAVAWARRDRFGALVARECRYWWRDARRRANLITVAVVGVFVPVMVNLGGASFSTEGGAAFGGASANSSPVLVSISMVFVGVLASVTLANQFGFDGSAYAANVVTAVPGRVELRARMAAFSLYVVPILLVVAVVLATVLGRPEWLGVMTGGLFAAYGCGLAINGFISVLGAYSLPETSNPFAMNTGAGIAKSLLTLLSMIASAVAAVPFVVAAALLGDGWLWLALPVGLAYGTGAALLGAYLAGDALDRRQPELLSTVTPKR
- a CDS encoding LCP family protein, translating into MSATSSAGAPLSRPLNRGAGRAQVPGSSRGANARARATEARWYPPHDEAPRSGGPGGPGGPAGPGEPGGGSGGPGRRPRPRWGRIGLVAGVAVLVLALLGGVGAWFYARNLNDDLARTDPFSEITGGRPAKQVDGAFNILLVGSDSRDPDAPVDGAGKWRADTLIVMHIPADHKRAYLVSVPRDLYVPIPENAGASCDSGSRNKINAAFAFGGLPLAVKTVECFTDVRIDHVMAIDFAGFKDVTDALGGVDLKVERTVTSIHKPYRTFTKGVNHMNGAEALDWVRQRKQFPDGDFARMRHQQEFLKALMGKAASTGTLTNPKKLNDFLKSVTAAVTVDQGFSLTDMAVQFRSLRGENLTFVTSPNLGGQTIDGQSVVVSDREKALAMYQAIVGDKMADWVKANQKGSDDNAGG
- a CDS encoding flavin reductase family protein — encoded protein: MFHVNHEPGAEIHHTDPFAVPAGQRSPVRRLRGRLAAPVTLWTAPGPAGLTVSSTLVAEGEPDRLLGLVDPESELWAAVEEAGRFAVTPLGPPHRQLADRFAGLFPSPGGLFALDAWTETPYGPVPAGAGGWAGCRLDAAREYGWGLLVEATVEAVDLPGETTPLLHYRGRYRELTD